One window of the Atribacteraceae bacterium genome contains the following:
- a CDS encoding DUF401 family protein: SRTLVFLHGLGENHLTFSPAHLCRVVSCRYFRTDLATLYRTMLFPAAGVLVLAWIRFLVCK; the protein is encoded by the coding sequence GTCCCGGACACTAGTTTTCCTGCATGGTTTGGGCGAGAATCACCTCACCTTTTCTCCCGCCCACCTGTGTCGGGTGGTTTCCTGCCGGTATTTCCGGACGGACCTTGCTACTTTGTACCGGACAATGCTCTTCCCCGCTGCTGGTGTGCTGGTTTTGGCCTGGATCCGCTTTCTTGTCTGTAAATAA